The genomic stretch TGCGTGTACTCTCTCACCACCGTGTTGAACGTGTCGATAAgtatcttcagcttcttcactgCCGAGTCCTGCAGGTTAAACCTTCTTCTCAGGTACTCCAGGTTCTTTTCGTTTGCCATGATGTAGTGGTTGCAGTAGTTTATCTTCGACAGCTTCTGCTCGATATGCCTTATCTTCTCCGAGCAGCTGGTGCATATTGCGCTGAACCTCTTGTTCAGCTCCGGTACGTTTACGCtgttcttcttgttcttgATGTAGTACTTGAACAGGCCCAGCGTCTGTATGATCTTCGAGAACTCCTCTATGTCTGCGTTCAACTCGCCGATGTACTTTTGGTAGTTGCTGTAGTTCATGatgtccagctcctcccCTGCGACGTTCCTCCTTGCTGCACTGTTTCCACTCGTTCTCGGCCCTCCATTCCCGAATCCCAGCAGCGTGCCGGTCTCACTGCTACTCACTGTGTTTCCGAAACCCACCAACTTGCTGTTGCTACTGTTTATTGGCACCACTATCTCCTCTCCCACCTCCAGCGCCGTGTCATCCACGAATGGTCCCAGGGTCTCACTCGAGCTCgatctatatattttcgAGCTACTGCTGCTGTTGCTTCTCCGCAAACTATACTTCGAATCTGCGCTCCATTCTAGTGACGACTCGTATCCTGTGCTCACAACTTCAGGTGACGACATGTTCGACAGTGTCTTATCGTACTTGTTCCCCTTTTCATATCCTTCATCGTCCACATCTAAAAACCAAAAGCTTTCGTTATCCATGCTGAATTAGCTACTACTAgagtatatttgttatatgACTGGAGTGTGttaatgatattttatCGTCTGTTGTTTCTATTTTAACACACTATCTGTGTTCGTTTTAATGTTATCAGTGTCTTATTTTAGATATTTACAACTCGCTATATATCACTTGGctgtttttaactatttaacTGCGATTTGAGTCCGATGTATATTCAGTCGGTTGGGCAGTTATACTGAAAAGTcggttaaaaattaaacttcTTTCTGGTGTAATATTGATATCATAATTTGAATTGAATCGGGTTACCAATGGCTATCTTAATATGTATGAGTATAGCTTAATAacctatttttaataaaatgataaatatacacagaAGGTTTATAAAACTTTGAGAGTGTAAGAATCGAAGTTCATAAACCTTCTTTCCAATATCTCAAATTTAATGGAGCTATGCTGATTTACCGAGAAGGATAAAACTTGGTACTTTATTAGCTTATACGACCTCTCCCGTGGGGGTTTAACCAAACACAGTTAATAGTGTGCATAAGACACTATGGGATTCCAGAGATTCcatgtgtgtaaatgattTACAGACTGTTTCTCATTATTCGACAACGGTGTGTTAGCGTAAGCTTACCCACACCATTAGTTAACCcatatttaatgtgttGATCTAACTTCCACTAGTAATTATACCTATTATAGACCCTCTAATCATTCAAAATCATAAATTCACGGTTTctaactaattttaaatgtgttaacCTCAATttaaagtgtaaaatatatactacatatagttgtattaaaatttaaattatatgtgATTATTAAGTCATAAACAGATTAAATCTCTTTTTTAATGCGATTCTATGTTTCGAGAATTTATCTTCTGGCGAGAATCTCGCTGGATGTGCCGTTAAACAGTACTCTCCGTTGGGTCCAACAttctataaaattaatcagCAAAAAATCAATCTAATAcataaaacacaaataaactattaaatacattataAATCTATCTGGTCAATAGctaattgtgtaaataaatgtttaaaacacTTGTAAATACCTGTAACGTATAAACTCTCTTTCCATCTTTATCGACatagtattttaaatacattttatactcaacttattaaaatatattacaaatataaaaggtggttaatttgtataattgatatgaaaattaatgattaattATGAATAATTATAGTGCCTCACGTAAGGTACTTTACTGTCGTAATTTCAGTATTATattagaataaaatatcaaattaattaaatttatacaccAACATTCATTTGTAGTTGATTATACAAAATGGGTGGTGATGGAGGCAGTATACCTAGTCGAATCGACTTGGTTAGAACCTCTGGGTATATGTTTAGTAGGAATCTGGGTGGAATGGGTTATTTGCCAAACACACAATGTAGAACAGTCGATGAGCACTTATCTAGCAATCAGTTGAAACAGTTAAGGTGGACTGCCTGTGCGTTATCTCAGGTTtgtataaacacatattagtttattagtttatttacctTTACACTTGTTTGTcaattaattgtaaatatagGAGCCACTATCTTCTCCCATTGTTTCTTGTAAATTAGgattattgtacaataagGAAGCAGTTCTAAGGTACATTTTATCGAAGAAACCTAGAGCTTCATTTGAACATTTGAAAGGGTTAAAAGATATAAAAGATGTCAAATTCATGGTATCCAAGTACAGCGCAGttatactaataaattttatcgCCACtactgtttaaaaataaaacataccTATTATTTAGTTAACTTTACACTCCCTGATTAAAACTATTACCTTACCAAAATGGTACCGCCTAATCACAATTTTAGGTTGATAAAGATACAAACAGATTCATTTGTCCAATTTTGAGGACTGAACTGTCAGCAACAAACAGAGGAGTCTTAATTTGGAAGTGCGGATGCTGTGTGTCGGAAAAGgcatttaaaaaatttattaacacCAGCTCTAACGAAGGAGTCTGCCCAAATTGTAACAGTAACTTTACATTTAACCCGCaagtttttaataaatcgCAAAATTTACCATTTAACTTCGATTTGGTGTTTTTAGTGCCAGACTTAGCCGAGGAAGGCGTGTTAAGAACGAAGTTGCTCCAGCTAAATCAAAAGAACAGCAAAACATGATCATCATTACACTActaatgtattataaaacaatatcgtattaatatataacttTGATTGTTAGTTTATGTTGCTGTGATTCTCATCAGGCGTACCAGTAAAGTGTGAAGATTCCACCCCAATTATACACTTATTAGTAAAAtctatgtatatttataaagatacaagtatatttatttaattttaatcaacaATAATGCGTAAAAGTGGCGCAACACATAATACCTACTAATGTGTAGAGTAGTGACCTATTTTTGGGAAGATGAGTACCAACAAACTTGGAATCCTAAGTAGAATGCCCTGGAATAGGTATTCCtttgttaaaaaaacaacttcTAATGATGGCATGGTGCCAAATGACTTAAAACAAGTTTTGTTTAAAGATGTCCTTAACTACAGTTCCAGTGATGTTTTAAAGCTAGTCAGCTTAATAGGGAAATGCTCATGTGACTCTAgcttaatatataaaacggATTGGAGTAACATATACggattaatttataaatccATTAGTAACTCTACACACATTTGGAGATTTAACAGCCTTGTTAAGCTCATACAAAACGCCTCGTATTTGTGTGATAACTTAGTTAGAAAACATAGGGATACTTCGTTTTTAAATGACACAATCAGGACAGTTACTGAAAGACTAGGTAAAAGTATAAACCAAGTTGGCGACAAGGATATATCCAAACTCATTTACTCATGCTCCAAGGGAGATTTTTTAGGAAATTCGCTAATATCAAagtcatttttattactattagAGAATGAAAGTAACATTTTAGATTAACAAGAACTTTGGTCAATTAGATATTTACTTAAAGAAAATAGCTAATTATTACTGATAATCactaatacacactttaGTCATTCAGAGACTAAATCGTTTTGAAGCAATAGATTTACTTAAGATACTACACTCAACAAATAGCATAAGGAAACACAATGAAACAGTATTCGAAAAGGATTTCATATCATGcatttgtaataaaatactggaAAAGATATCAAAGATCGGATCAATAGTATTGTCAATTAGATAATCAACTgcacattatttatatcagtcattaatattatatacataagTTACATTAGTTACATAAGTCTTATTAGTCtcattaaatacacacacatacatatatcacatatattaatatttcGGTTCAACTAAACAGTACCGTAGGATATAAGTAACCTAATCTGTTTTCTGCATAACAATAACTTGTTGAACAAGCATAATAAAGCAACaatcaacaataacattaacaaaagGTAACGTTCACGTTATGAGCATTAACTGAAATTAGGCTATATGGAATCAAAGACAAAGATTTATTGCTGTCAACATCGCTGAGCTTagtaatgtacaatattatcAATCTGAAAAATATGGTACTTGGACAACCAGATGTTAATTCCACAATTTAGgaactaataataaaactgtTAAAACTACATGAATTACAGGTAAATTTATCCATAAGTATTCTCTTGTCAACATTCACCATTATTTTATAGGCTGAGGacataataatatgtaaactAATGATATATTACCTTAAATACAACACCAAGGTACAATTCTATGCACATTatctactactactgctactgctactactactactattaccattactactacatttggtactactactgctacaaTCACTATTGGTACCATTACTGCTACAATCACTATTGGTACCATTACTGCTACAATCACTATTGGTACTATTACCATTActgttattactactactgctattactgttattactactactaattCACCAACTTATAACGCTGCCTTTGTTATCGCTTTTACCATTGCTATCATATAATTGACACATAGGTTTACGAGGAGCTGAGTGGCGCAGATAAAAGTTACCTAGATGCAGTCTTATCTACATTCGTAAATGGAATTTCGTACGGGTTGTTTAACCGTATGTACAGCCACATTGGCACGTCTGCCAGTGGCGACATTTTAAACGTCAATAGTGAGGTGTGTAGGCTCTTGCGAATGCTCAACTACCGCTTTATCCCCTATTTGCACGGCCCGTACTTGTTAAGTTTCTACGATCCCTTCAACAGAGTTGCCATTCTTACCAGCAGCGCCTCTACCGATGCCACCACTGCCATCAATGGAACCTCCAACGAGTGGCTGCGTAGGAACTTAACTTATTTAAACGAGAACATGAAACTGCACCTGAGATCTGAAGGGCTAAAACTCGTCGAACTGCAGTCAGACTTCTTCGCCCTAAGCGTCTATAGACAGATCCACCGCCTGATCTCCTCTATCAATGTACTATACACATACTGACACTCAATAGCTACTGGTTACCATATCTACCATATGTACGTTTGAAAGGCAGATTTcaaaaaaattacataCAAAGGTAATGTGCAAGGAAATTCGCATCATATCTCTtgttgttgatgttgtagTAGTCTGGTATGCTCTTTATTCTGTAGAAGTTCAGGTGCTCGTACATCCTCGTCGCATATTCATTGTAGTAGATCGTGTGCAGGTATATTACAAGTGGCATTTTACTATACACGTCATTTATTCTACCTTTTGCCACTGCAACGTCCTTATTGACGTTACTGTTACTAGCATTCAGTGAGTTTAAATCTGCGGCTACATTGCTATTTTCAGTGCCGTTTTTGTTAACTGTGTCGTTGTTAATACCATTTAGAGTGTTATCATTAGTAGTGGTGTTATCATCATCATTATTCATCGTGTTATTATCATTGCTATTACCATTGCTATCACCATTGATATTGTTAACATCATCACCATTGATATCATTATCCATTGTGTTAAtgttactactatcatTACGCATTGTGTTATttctattattatcattgttACCATTACCATCACCATTGATATCATTATCCATTGTGTTAAtgttactactatcatTACGCATTGTGTTATttctattattatcattgttaccattaccatcatcattgttattattatccattgtgttaatgttactactatcatTATTCATTGAGTTGTttctattattatcattgttaccattaccatcatcattgttattattattatccattgtgttactgttactactactcgTGAAGCTACTAGCCATCGTGCCCATGTTATATTTACCATTCAGGtcaattttaatcatttcaCCTTCATTTACCTTCGTTATGAAATTTGCCATGGTCACTGGCACATTTCCCAGGTTCAACACGTGCGTGTAGTACACGTACATGTCCCTCATTCTTATAAACTTGctgttgtagtagtttCTCATTACGCTCATATTCCTCCTCGTTGCTCTCTCCTGCGGATCGTGTGCGTTGTaattttccttcttcatcaCTGCGTAACTCAGTTGATAGTAGCTGTTTTCGTATACGTATACGTTGTAGTTGACGTAGTAgaccagcagctgcacgAACAGTATCACGTGCGTTCCCAGCATCCTCTTTCTCAGCCCCAGTGTTATTCCTGTGCTCAGTATGTACACGCTCTTTGCGTTCTTGATGTTAAAATTCCTCACGTACTCCATAATGAGCTCATTATTGTACAGCTGGTTGTAGAGGAACAGGTAGAAGCTATCCCCCAGAAGGCTTTCATTTATTCTTATGGAGCTTCTAATTCTTCTCTCCGTCTCCTCCCTGTCAATGTCACTGGTATGTTCCATCCCTTCTACACTGCGATTATCAAATGCATCTTTAACATCCGTACTATCCACCTTAGCTCCTGTACTACTATCCACCTTAGCACCTGTACTACTATCCTCTCTAGTACCACCAGCATCACCACCGGAATGTGCGGCATCAACGCCTATCTCGTCTACTGAATTCATCCGATCCAGATCACTTTCCACATCCATGAAACTACCGTCTTCTTCCTTATCTGTGCCGTTTGAATCAATTGTAACATCTATGTGCTTCTCCTTAGGGTCTGTGTTGTATATCAGTGGACACAGCTGACTTGTGTAAAACGTCCTCAGTATGTTGTAGTCGTCTCCCGAGATCAGGTTGTTCGTTTCTTCCAGGTTTATCAGCAGTGTTACAAAGCCTATCATAAACTCGTCACACTCATGATCGTACAGCAACGACTCTGTCAACGGGTCGTCGAATTCGCTGTAATCTGCGTCCTTCACCAGAAactccaggtacttgtcGATTGCATACTCTCCAGTCCTTCTGAAGAAACTCACGTATGTCCTCGGCAGAAAGACTCCAAACGCCATGATTTCATTCTCATACCAATCCTATAGCAATTACATGTCAGTGCAGCCATATAAGTGCGAACTACTCAATGTGCAAATTGGCATGAGTGCCTCTCACATTCTAATGTTTAACATTTACTCCTTGCGTTTAGCGATATCTACTAGCAGCTAGTGTTTAATGCTTACCACGTCTCGCGTATTGTTATGCGACGAGTCGAAAAAATCCCAGAACGACTGTGTATCGAAAAATCCTGATTCCGTGGAGCAGGCGACTTCAAAAAATTTTGGATCGTACCTGATTGGGAACAGTTCCGAGTGTAACTGCTGCAAGGCCACTGTGTGTCTCGGCTGCAACGGCTTCACGTTTAGTATCAGTCTCAAATCCACGTGCTTCGGTATCTTTACCAGCAACATGTTGAGCAGATTAAATTCCGTCTTAAATTCAGGCTCTCCTGGAATCAGAGCAGTCGATTTGAGggattccatttttttagAATGCGATATTTGATCTTCTCCAATTTAAAACTcaattatacacactattTCATATTAGTCATGTACACTATTTCACTGTGGTGTGCCAGTAAAAGAATCACTaattaactttttatttccacCAGTTTATCTTCTATCAACTTTCTTCGTTTTATTAATACCACTAATCTTATTTCATGTttataatcatttttattcattaatttataaacacatctGGATTCTACTCCAATTCCCTAATTCTACTATGTTTCAATTTACACAACTCCACATATTCCATTTATTactaattaaaatgtaacttaaatgataaaaattacgTAACCGCTTTTAAATTTGCTTGCCATATCGTCATTTTGCATTATTTAGTAGTATAAAAAGCTTCTTCACTAAAATACATCATTATCGtcattattatcaaataCCTCCTTTGGTTGCTAttcttttatattttttttcctGTTCCTCCGGATATTCTGATGGGTCGACTCTCACACTTGTTTTGCGATGTACCTATTCATCATTATCACGACTGACACTTATATCCTTTGTATACCACATATCTACTTTACTCATATCTATTAtatcaattatatttatttcccACCTTTACTGATGCCACTGATTCATCATCCTCTTCCGGTTTCTTGTGCTTCTTCTCAATGACCTTCAACTCATGTATCGAATGTAAACATACCTTATCATGGCTCTTTTTACTTATAGTGCTAAACGCTAAATATTACATTAGTGCTCCCCTCAAAATACCTTTTGAGAATCCTTTTAACATCGACTTTTTGTCCATGGATTCCTCCACCGCTTCATCCTGGGATTCCATAACATAATCCTTATTCATACGCAACgcatatatgtaaatttacTATATTCTATATTACaaacttatttaaaaattatcaactatttttataaatatatactgaATATTAGTTGGTAATACTACCCTTCAACCAACACCCTAGCACACATACTCATAAAATACACTCATTCATGCCTAGCCTCAATGCTACACGCGTATCTCCGTATACTGTTTTATGACATTTAAAGGTTGGACCCTAATTCTAGATCTTCTAGAAACTTTCGTACAAGTGGACCTGTTACTGTGGTCAACAATGGCGACGA from Theileria orientalis strain Shintoku DNA, chromosome 1, complete genome encodes the following:
- a CDS encoding uncharacterized protein (t-SNARE domain containing protein) is translated as MDNESFWFLDVDDEGYEKGNKYDKTLSNMSSPEVVSTGYESSLEWSADSKYSLRRSNSSSSSKIYRSSSSETLGPFVDDTALEVGEEIVVPINSSNSKLVGFGNTVSSSETGTLLGFGNGGPRTSGNSAARRNVAGEELDIMNYSNYQKYIGELNADIEEFSKIIQTLGLFKYYIKNKKNSVNVPELNKRFSAICTSCSEKIRHIEQKLSKINYCNHYIMANEKNLEYLRRRFNLQDSAVKKLKILIDTFNTVVREYTHISKKLLVQADVGAYNVASTIGSIGMVRGSGTESVRGTNKNNRQSVNADTGMGSGDGSPVSSIFGKEIFGTSNNSPKNSSNRGALVATNVIDNEVSDMDDKSLLNEISNRTKDIQILEQNARDLNELFAELNSIIKKRGDNISSLENQILLSSEQIDKGTDYIEFVMESDRNRKTLYAVGGCIVLVVGLLVIPSNLKNIVFKKLIP
- a CDS encoding nucleolar protein; its protein translation is MYLKYYVDKDGKRVYTLQNVGPNGEYCLTAHPARFSPEDKFSKHRIALKKRFNLFMT
- a CDS encoding uncharacterized protein (protein of unknown function DUF602 family protein); the protein is MGGDGGSIPSRIDLVRTSGYMFSRNLGGMGYLPNTQCRTVDEHLSSNQLKQLRWTACALSQEPLSSPIVSCKLGLLYNKEAVLRYILSKKPRASFEHLKGLKDIKDVKFMVSKYSAVDKDTNRFICPILRTELSATNRGVLIWKCGCCVSEKAFKKFINTSSNEGVCPNCNSNFTFNPQVFNKSQNLPFNFDLVFLVPDLAEEGVLRTKLLQLNQKNSKT